The Leucobacter rhizosphaerae genome includes a region encoding these proteins:
- a CDS encoding DNA-directed RNA polymerase subunit beta' gives MLEGTDFNELQIRLATADDIRSWSFGEVKKPETINYRTLKPEKDGLFGEQIFGPSRDWECACGKYKRVRYKGIVCERCGVEVTKSSVRRERMGHIELAAPVTHIWYFKGVPSRLGYLLDMAPKDLEKVIYFAAYMIIDIDEEGRHEDLGELEAELRLELKALEDQRDIGIAQRQQQAESDLAALEAEGAKADQRRRAEASAEKEMAAIRKEKDEEIARLQRVWEDFRNLKVGDLKPEDAVFADLMDRYGDYFEAYMGAEAIKRRLLSFDLEAESEQLHLQIAEGKGQKKIRAIKRLKVVSSFLQTGASPAAMVLDVVPVIPPELRPMVQLDGGRFATSDLNDLYRRVINRNNRLRRLLDLGAPEIIVNNEKRMLQEAVDALFDNGRRGRPVTGTGNRALKSLSDMLKGKQGRFRQNLLGKRVDYSGRSVIVVGPQLKLHQCGLPKQMALELFKPFVIKRLMDLSHAQNVKAAKRMVERARSEVWDVLEEIIRERPVLLNRAPTLHRLGIQAFEPQLVEGKAIQLHPLVCTAFNADFDGDQMAVHLPLSVEAQAEARVLMLASNNILKPSDGRPVTLPSQDMIIGLHHLTTIKPEGTGTGRAFGSIAEAILAMDEGTLDLGAKVKLRLIGYTDDAGVTTEKPLLVETSLGRAIFNEALPVDYPYFERVADKGTLSGLVNDLAERYPKVEVAATLDRIKDAGFYWASRSGVTVALSDVVTPSNKAEIIAEHEKRAAKVQRDYDRGMIQDSERKKALTEIWTEATDEVAAAMRDAFPADNTIFRMVSSGARGNWLQIRNIAGMRGLVSNPKGEIIPRPIINSYREGLSVAEYFIATHGARKGLADTALRTADSGYLTRRLVDVSQDVIIREEDCGTKRGLDLPIAEIDANGVLVGDENVENSVYARTLSSDAVDASGAVVASAGEDVGDVLIEKLFAAGVTEIKVRSVLTCESAVGVCATCYGRSLATGQRVDIGEAVGIIAAQSIGEPGTQLTMRTFHTGGSASADDITQGLPRVQELFEARTPKGASPIAEAAGRVVIEDTEKSRRILLTPDDGSEEKAYPVLKRATLIVEDGDHVELGQPFLQGTLDPKDILQVGSTQGTKHIPGERAVQRYLVEGVQNVYRSQGVPIHDKHIEVIVRQMLRKVTVVDHGETELLPGELVDRAKYQRINREALLEGKRVATARAEVMGITKASLATESWLSAASFQETTRVLTQAAMEGSKDPLIGLKENVIIGKLIPAGTGLSVYRDVDVQATEEAKAERYPNRLFATEGTFDENDLSFVDFDSFTADEFNPGNYS, from the coding sequence TTGCTCGAGGGTACAGATTTCAACGAGCTGCAGATCCGTCTGGCGACCGCCGACGACATCCGCAGCTGGTCGTTCGGCGAGGTCAAGAAGCCGGAGACCATCAACTACCGCACACTGAAGCCGGAGAAGGACGGTCTGTTCGGCGAACAGATCTTCGGACCGAGCCGCGACTGGGAGTGCGCCTGCGGGAAGTACAAGCGCGTCCGCTACAAGGGCATCGTCTGCGAGCGCTGCGGTGTCGAGGTCACCAAGTCCAGTGTCCGTCGCGAGCGCATGGGCCACATCGAGCTCGCCGCGCCCGTCACGCACATCTGGTACTTCAAGGGTGTGCCCTCGCGTCTCGGCTACCTGCTCGACATGGCGCCGAAGGACCTCGAGAAGGTCATCTACTTCGCCGCGTACATGATCATCGACATCGATGAAGAGGGCCGTCACGAGGATCTCGGCGAGCTGGAGGCCGAGCTGCGGCTCGAGCTGAAGGCGCTCGAGGACCAGCGCGACATCGGGATCGCCCAGCGCCAGCAGCAGGCCGAGTCCGACCTCGCCGCGCTCGAGGCCGAGGGGGCGAAGGCCGATCAGCGCCGTCGCGCCGAGGCCTCCGCCGAGAAGGAGATGGCCGCGATCCGCAAGGAGAAGGACGAGGAGATCGCCCGCCTCCAGCGCGTCTGGGAGGACTTCCGCAACCTGAAGGTCGGCGACCTGAAGCCCGAGGACGCGGTCTTCGCGGACCTCATGGATCGCTACGGCGATTACTTCGAGGCCTACATGGGCGCCGAAGCGATCAAGCGCCGTCTGCTCTCCTTCGATCTCGAGGCCGAGAGCGAGCAGCTGCACCTGCAGATCGCCGAGGGCAAGGGTCAGAAGAAGATCCGTGCGATCAAGCGCCTGAAGGTCGTCAGCTCCTTCCTGCAGACGGGTGCGAGCCCGGCCGCGATGGTGCTCGACGTCGTCCCCGTGATCCCGCCGGAGCTCCGCCCCATGGTGCAGCTCGACGGCGGCCGGTTCGCGACCTCCGATCTCAACGACCTCTACCGTCGTGTGATCAACCGCAACAACCGCCTCCGTCGTCTGCTCGATCTCGGTGCCCCCGAGATCATCGTGAACAACGAGAAGCGCATGCTGCAGGAGGCCGTCGACGCACTATTCGACAACGGCCGACGCGGCCGTCCCGTCACGGGCACCGGCAACCGCGCGCTGAAGTCCCTGAGCGACATGCTCAAGGGCAAGCAGGGCCGCTTCCGTCAGAACCTGCTCGGCAAGCGCGTCGACTACTCGGGCCGTTCGGTCATCGTCGTCGGCCCGCAGCTGAAGCTGCACCAGTGCGGTCTGCCCAAGCAGATGGCGCTGGAGCTCTTCAAGCCGTTCGTGATCAAGCGCCTCATGGATCTGTCGCACGCGCAGAACGTGAAGGCCGCGAAGCGCATGGTGGAGCGCGCGCGCTCCGAGGTCTGGGACGTGCTCGAGGAGATCATCCGCGAGCGCCCCGTGCTGCTGAACCGCGCACCGACGCTGCACCGCCTCGGCATCCAGGCGTTCGAGCCCCAGCTCGTCGAGGGCAAGGCGATCCAGCTGCACCCGCTCGTCTGCACGGCGTTCAACGCCGACTTCGACGGCGACCAGATGGCCGTCCACCTGCCGCTGTCGGTCGAGGCCCAGGCCGAGGCCCGCGTGCTGATGCTCGCGTCGAACAACATCCTGAAGCCGTCGGACGGCCGCCCGGTGACCCTGCCCTCGCAGGACATGATCATCGGTCTGCACCACCTCACCACGATCAAGCCCGAGGGCACCGGCACCGGCCGCGCCTTCGGCTCGATCGCCGAGGCGATCCTCGCCATGGACGAGGGCACCCTCGACCTCGGCGCGAAGGTGAAGCTCCGTCTCATCGGCTACACCGATGACGCCGGCGTGACCACGGAGAAGCCGTTGCTCGTCGAGACCTCTCTCGGCCGCGCGATCTTCAACGAGGCGCTGCCCGTCGACTACCCGTACTTCGAGCGCGTGGCCGACAAGGGCACCCTCTCGGGTCTGGTGAACGACCTCGCGGAGCGGTACCCGAAGGTGGAGGTCGCCGCCACGCTCGACCGCATCAAGGACGCCGGGTTCTACTGGGCCTCGCGCTCCGGTGTGACCGTTGCGCTCTCGGACGTCGTGACCCCGTCGAACAAGGCGGAGATCATCGCCGAGCACGAGAAGCGCGCCGCCAAGGTGCAGCGCGACTACGATCGCGGCATGATCCAGGACAGCGAGCGCAAGAAGGCCCTGACCGAGATCTGGACGGAGGCGACCGACGAGGTGGCCGCCGCCATGCGCGACGCGTTCCCCGCGGACAACACCATCTTCCGGATGGTGTCCTCGGGCGCCCGTGGTAACTGGCTGCAGATCCGCAACATCGCCGGTATGCGCGGCCTGGTGTCGAACCCGAAGGGTGAGATCATCCCGCGTCCGATCATCAACTCGTACCGCGAGGGCCTGTCGGTGGCGGAGTACTTCATCGCGACCCACGGTGCCCGTAAGGGTCTCGCCGATACCGCGCTCCGCACCGCCGACTCCGGGTACCTGACCCGTCGTCTGGTGGACGTGTCGCAGGACGTGATCATCCGCGAGGAGGACTGCGGCACGAAGCGCGGCCTCGACCTCCCGATCGCCGAGATCGACGCGAACGGTGTGCTCGTCGGCGACGAGAACGTCGAGAACTCGGTCTACGCGCGCACGCTGTCCTCGGACGCGGTCGACGCGAGCGGCGCCGTCGTGGCGAGCGCGGGTGAGGACGTCGGCGACGTGCTCATCGAGAAGCTCTTCGCAGCGGGTGTCACGGAGATCAAGGTCCGCTCGGTCCTGACCTGCGAGTCCGCGGTCGGCGTCTGCGCGACCTGCTACGGCCGTTCGCTCGCGACCGGCCAGCGCGTCGACATCGGCGAGGCCGTGGGCATCATCGCGGCGCAGTCGATCGGCGAGCCGGGCACGCAGCTCACCATGCGTACCTTCCACACCGGTGGTTCGGCCTCGGCCGACGACATCACGCAGGGTCTGCCCCGCGTGCAGGAGCTCTTCGAAGCCCGGACCCCGAAGGGTGCCTCGCCGATCGCGGAAGCGGCCGGCCGGGTGGTCATCGAGGACACGGAGAAGAGCCGTCGCATCCTCCTCACGCCGGACGACGGCAGCGAGGAGAAGGCCTACCCCGTGCTGAAGCGCGCGACGCTGATCGTCGAGGACGGCGACCACGTCGAGCTCGGCCAGCCGTTCCTGCAGGGCACGCTCGACCCGAAGGACATCCTCCAGGTCGGCTCCACCCAGGGCACGAAGCACATCCCCGGCGAGCGCGCCGTGCAGCGCTACCTCGTCGAGGGCGTGCAGAACGTCTACCGCTCGCAGGGTGTGCCGATCCACGACAAGCACATCGAGGTCATCGTCCGCCAGATGCTCCGCAAGGTCACCGTCGTGGATCACGGCGAGACCGAGCTGCTCCCGGGCGAGCTCGTCGACCGGGCGAAGTACCAGCGCATCAACCGCGAGGCGCTGCTCGAGGGCAAGCGCGTCGCCACGGCGCGCGCCGAGGTCATGGGGATCACCAAGGCTTCGCTCGCCACCGAGTCGTGGCTGTCCGCCGCCTCGTTCCAGGAGACGACGCGTGTGCTCACGCAGGCCGCGATGGAGGGATCGAAGGATCCGCTCATCGGCCTGAAGGAGAACGTCATCATCGGTAAGCTCATCCCGGCCGGCACCGGCCTGAGCGTCTACCGCGACGTCGACGTCCAGGCGACCGAGGAGGCGAAGGCGGAGCGGTACCCGAACCGCCTGTTCGCGACCGAGGGCACCTTCGACGAGAACGACCTGTCGTTCGTCGACTTCGACAGCTTCACGGCTGACGAGTTCAACCCGGGCAACTACAGCTAG
- a CDS encoding DNA-directed RNA polymerase subunit beta, which produces MAAARNASSSHPPKNGRNHQRLSFAKISDTLSVPNLLALQLESFDWLVGNDAWKERVIEAQAEGRDDIALKSGLEEIFDEISPIEDNAGTMQLSFENPILDEQKFTIEECKERGKTYSAPLYVEAAFYNTETQVLKSQTVYMGDFPIMTDKGTFIINGTERVIVSQLVRSPGVYFERTQEKTSDKDVFTARVIPSRGAWLEFEVDKRDQVGVRIDRKRKQSVTVFLKALGMTSEEILEEFAGYESIALTLEKDAIVTQEEALKDIYRKQRPGEQVAIEAARALLDNSYFNAKRYDLAKVGRYKINRKLGLDAPITDSVLSLEDIVATIKYLVGLHAGTEKLPGVRDGKPVEIRLDTDDIDHFGNRRIRAVGELIQNQVRTGLSRMERVVRERMTTQDIEAITPNTLINTRPVLAAIKEFFGTSQLSQFMDQNNPLAGLTNKRRLSALGPGGLSRDRAGVEVRDVHPSHYGRMCPIETPEGPNIGLIGALATFARINAFGFIETPYRRVIDGKATDQVDYLTAHEEDEFLIAQAGAPLDKNGKFAEKQVLARPRGSEVILVDAARVDYMDVSPRQMVSVATSLIPFLEHDDANRALMGANMQRQAVPLVRSSSPLVGTGMEGYAAIDAGDVVTALKSGVVADVSADVVTIQQDEGGTKSYFMRKFDRSNQGTNYNHRVIVKAGERIEAGEVIADGPATENGELALGKNLLVAFMSWEGHNFEDAIILSQNLVKDDTLSSIHIEEYDVDARDTKLGKEEITRDLPNASMEALKDLDERGIIRIGAEVTPGDILVGKVTPKGETELSAEERLLRAIFNEKSREVRDTSLKVPHGVSGTVTSVKVFDAENDNDDELGSGVNQRVVVYIAQKRKITEGDKLAGRHGNKGVISKILPVEDMPFLADGTPVDVILNPLGIPGRMNFGQVLEIHLGWIAKQGWNVEGNPEWAAKLSQEALSAAPDTKVATPVFDGASEAEIAGLLDSTLETRDGERLIGSSGKTRLFDGRSGEPYPYPVSVGYMYILKLHHLVDDKIHARSTGPYSMITQQPLGGKAQFGGQRFGEMEVWALEAYGAAYALQELLTVKSDDILGRVKVYEAIVRGENIPEPGVPESFRVLMKEMQSLCLNVEVLGADGNAVNLRDNDDEAHRTAEELGINLSSRFETSSIDEI; this is translated from the coding sequence TTGGCTGCTGCGCGCAACGCATCGTCATCCCATCCACCGAAGAACGGCCGCAACCACCAGCGGCTCTCCTTCGCCAAGATTTCCGACACGCTGTCGGTGCCCAATCTGCTGGCACTGCAGCTCGAGAGCTTCGACTGGCTCGTCGGCAATGACGCGTGGAAGGAACGCGTCATTGAGGCACAGGCCGAAGGACGCGACGACATCGCGCTGAAGAGCGGCCTCGAGGAGATCTTCGATGAGATCTCCCCGATCGAGGACAACGCCGGCACGATGCAGCTCTCGTTCGAGAACCCGATCCTCGACGAGCAGAAGTTCACCATCGAGGAGTGCAAGGAGCGGGGCAAGACCTACTCCGCGCCGCTCTACGTCGAGGCGGCCTTCTACAACACCGAGACGCAGGTGCTGAAGAGCCAGACGGTCTACATGGGCGACTTCCCCATCATGACCGACAAGGGCACCTTCATCATCAACGGCACCGAGCGCGTCATCGTGTCGCAGCTCGTCCGCAGCCCGGGCGTCTACTTCGAGCGCACCCAGGAGAAGACGAGCGACAAGGACGTCTTCACCGCACGCGTGATCCCGAGCCGCGGCGCCTGGCTGGAGTTCGAGGTCGACAAGCGCGACCAGGTCGGCGTCCGCATCGACCGCAAGCGCAAGCAGTCGGTCACCGTCTTCCTGAAGGCCCTCGGCATGACGAGCGAGGAGATCCTCGAGGAGTTCGCCGGCTACGAGTCGATCGCGCTCACCCTCGAGAAGGACGCCATCGTCACGCAGGAGGAGGCGCTCAAGGACATCTACCGCAAGCAGCGTCCGGGCGAGCAGGTGGCCATCGAGGCCGCGCGCGCGCTCCTCGACAACAGCTACTTCAACGCGAAGCGCTACGACCTGGCCAAGGTCGGTCGCTACAAGATCAACCGCAAGCTCGGTCTCGACGCCCCCATCACCGACTCGGTGCTGTCGCTCGAGGACATCGTCGCGACGATCAAGTACCTCGTCGGGCTGCACGCCGGCACCGAGAAGCTCCCCGGCGTCCGCGACGGCAAGCCGGTCGAGATCCGCCTCGACACCGACGACATCGATCACTTCGGCAACCGTCGCATCCGCGCGGTGGGCGAGCTCATCCAGAACCAGGTCCGCACCGGCCTGAGCCGCATGGAGCGCGTCGTGCGCGAGCGCATGACGACGCAGGACATCGAGGCGATCACGCCGAACACCCTGATCAACACGCGCCCCGTGCTCGCGGCGATCAAGGAGTTCTTCGGGACGTCGCAGCTGTCGCAGTTCATGGATCAGAACAACCCGCTCGCGGGCCTGACCAACAAGCGCCGTCTCTCCGCGCTCGGCCCCGGCGGCCTGTCGCGTGACCGCGCCGGCGTCGAGGTCCGTGACGTCCACCCGTCGCACTACGGCCGCATGTGCCCCATCGAGACCCCGGAAGGCCCGAACATCGGCCTGATCGGCGCCCTCGCGACGTTCGCGCGCATCAACGCGTTCGGGTTCATCGAGACGCCGTACCGCCGGGTCATCGACGGCAAGGCGACCGACCAGGTCGACTACCTCACCGCGCACGAGGAGGACGAGTTCCTCATCGCGCAGGCCGGTGCGCCGCTCGACAAGAACGGCAAGTTCGCCGAGAAGCAGGTCCTCGCCCGCCCCCGTGGCTCCGAGGTGATCCTGGTCGACGCGGCCCGCGTCGACTACATGGACGTCTCGCCCCGCCAGATGGTGTCGGTCGCGACCTCGCTGATCCCGTTCCTCGAGCACGACGATGCGAACCGCGCGCTCATGGGCGCGAACATGCAGCGTCAGGCCGTCCCGCTCGTCCGCAGCTCGTCTCCGCTTGTCGGCACCGGCATGGAGGGCTATGCGGCCATCGACGCCGGTGACGTGGTCACCGCGCTGAAGTCGGGTGTCGTCGCCGATGTGTCGGCCGACGTCGTCACGATCCAGCAGGACGAGGGCGGCACGAAGAGCTACTTCATGCGCAAGTTCGACCGCTCGAACCAGGGCACGAACTACAACCACCGCGTGATCGTCAAGGCCGGCGAGCGCATCGAGGCCGGCGAGGTCATCGCGGATGGCCCCGCGACGGAGAACGGCGAGCTCGCGCTCGGCAAGAACCTCCTCGTGGCGTTCATGTCCTGGGAGGGTCACAACTTCGAGGACGCGATCATCCTGAGCCAGAACCTGGTGAAGGACGACACGCTCTCGTCGATCCACATCGAGGAGTACGACGTCGACGCCCGCGACACCAAGCTCGGCAAGGAGGAGATCACCCGCGACCTCCCCAACGCCAGCATGGAGGCGCTGAAGGATCTCGACGAGCGCGGCATCATCCGCATCGGCGCCGAGGTCACCCCCGGCGACATCCTCGTCGGCAAGGTCACCCCGAAGGGCGAGACCGAGCTCTCGGCCGAGGAGCGCCTGCTGCGCGCGATCTTCAACGAGAAGAGCCGCGAGGTGCGCGACACGTCCCTCAAGGTGCCGCACGGCGTCTCGGGCACCGTCACGTCGGTCAAGGTCTTCGATGCGGAGAACGACAACGACGACGAGCTCGGCTCGGGTGTCAACCAGCGCGTGGTCGTCTACATCGCCCAGAAGCGCAAGATCACCGAGGGCGACAAGCTCGCCGGTCGCCACGGCAACAAGGGCGTCATCTCGAAGATCCTGCCGGTCGAGGACATGCCGTTCCTCGCGGACGGCACCCCTGTCGACGTGATCCTGAACCCGCTGGGCATCCCGGGCCGCATGAACTTCGGCCAGGTGCTCGAGATCCACCTCGGGTGGATCGCCAAGCAGGGCTGGAACGTCGAGGGCAACCCGGAGTGGGCTGCGAAGCTCTCCCAGGAGGCGCTCTCGGCCGCACCCGATACCAAGGTCGCGACCCCGGTGTTCGACGGTGCGTCCGAGGCGGAGATCGCCGGGCTCCTCGACTCCACGCTGGAAACGCGTGACGGCGAGCGGCTCATCGGATCCAGCGGCAAGACCCGTCTCTTCGACGGACGCTCGGGCGAGCCGTACCCGTACCCGGTGTCGGTCGGCTACATGTACATCCTGAAGCTGCACCACCTCGTGGACGACAAGATCCACGCGCGCTCCACGGGTCCGTACTCGATGATCACGCAGCAGCCGCTCGGCGGAAAGGCGCAGTTCGGTGGACAGCGCTTCGGCGAGATGGAGGTCTGGGCGCTCGAGGCGTACGGTGCCGCCTACGCGCTGCAGGAGCTGCTCACGGTGAAGTCCGACGACATCCTCGGTCGTGTGAAGGTCTACGAGGCGATCGTGCGCGGGGAGAACATCCCCGAGCCCGGTGTGCCGGAGTCGTTCCGCGTGCTCATGAAGGAGATGCAGTCGCTCTGCCTGAACGTCGAGGTGCTCGGGGCCGACGGCAACGCCGTCAACCTGCGCGACAACGACGACGAGGCGCACCGCACCGCGGAAGAGCTCGGCATCAACCTGTCCTCCCGCTTCGAGACCTCGTCGATCGACGAGATCTGA
- a CDS encoding phosphatase PAP2 family protein, translated as MGAPASSPAAVAERRRMRVASWWAIVGIALVVAGGAALRFGDAGPLGIDEWWQGLVSLTRGSAPYAVAVFMAEVGGGVGAIACTVIAAALLLAVRQARDAAAVATAMLLGVAASETIKALVVRPRPWDQLYASHGSSYPSGHSMGAAALAVSLALVVTYSESFSPAATRVVWAVSTAWILLMMWSRTALHVHWLSDTLAGVVLGIGAAILARRFWIQRA; from the coding sequence ATGGGAGCTCCTGCATCATCACCCGCCGCCGTCGCGGAGCGGCGCCGCATGCGGGTCGCATCGTGGTGGGCGATCGTCGGGATCGCGCTCGTGGTCGCGGGCGGGGCGGCCCTCCGGTTCGGCGATGCCGGGCCGCTCGGGATCGACGAGTGGTGGCAGGGCCTCGTGTCGCTCACGCGGGGATCGGCGCCCTACGCCGTGGCCGTGTTCATGGCCGAGGTCGGGGGCGGAGTGGGGGCCATCGCCTGCACCGTCATCGCCGCAGCCCTGCTCCTCGCCGTGCGGCAGGCCCGGGACGCCGCAGCGGTCGCCACGGCGATGCTGCTCGGGGTCGCCGCGTCGGAGACCATCAAGGCGCTCGTCGTGCGGCCGCGCCCGTGGGATCAGCTCTACGCCTCGCACGGCAGCTCGTACCCGTCGGGGCACTCGATGGGGGCCGCGGCACTCGCGGTCTCGCTCGCGCTGGTCGTGACGTACAGCGAGTCCTTCTCCCCCGCCGCCACGCGGGTGGTCTGGGCGGTCAGCACGGCCTGGATCCTGCTCATGATGTGGAGCCGCACCGCGCTGCACGTGCACTGGCTGAGCGACACCCTCGCGGGCGTCGTCCTCGGGATCGGCGCCGCGATCCTCGCGCGACGGTTCTGGATCCAGCGCGCCTAG
- a CDS encoding VOC family protein, producing the protein MSSTPTPAPVEDRILSPLLAMDAVSLRVGDLERMSSYYSEALALAPIEERARGAEVHRVLGRGTTPFVRMIHTPNLPAVDARDAGLFHTAFLFDDAPSLAATVLRAAQHPESRFVGSSDHLVSEAFYFTDPEGNGIELYVDRPREQWTRKNGQLEMGTSFLDPNAYLRTHLGSTHLDSGNPADQSGTPGRVGHVHLQVGDIATAERFYVDALGFEPTVTGYPGALFASAGGYHHHVAMNTWNSNGAGPRAARLGLGDVAITLPGRQDLDALVARLASRGIAFADDGRAVVVHDPWGTQVTLALPGGGVDELLGR; encoded by the coding sequence ATGAGCAGCACCCCCACCCCCGCGCCGGTCGAGGACCGGATCCTGAGCCCCCTGCTCGCCATGGATGCCGTGTCGCTGCGCGTCGGCGACCTGGAGCGGATGTCGTCGTACTACTCGGAGGCGCTCGCCCTCGCGCCGATCGAGGAGCGCGCGCGGGGCGCGGAGGTGCACCGGGTGCTCGGCCGCGGCACCACCCCCTTCGTGCGCATGATCCACACCCCGAACCTCCCGGCCGTCGATGCGCGGGACGCGGGGCTCTTCCACACGGCATTCCTCTTCGACGACGCCCCGTCGCTCGCGGCGACCGTGCTCCGCGCGGCGCAGCACCCGGAGAGCCGGTTCGTCGGGTCGAGCGATCACCTCGTGAGCGAGGCCTTCTACTTCACCGATCCCGAGGGAAACGGGATCGAGCTCTACGTGGATCGGCCGCGCGAGCAGTGGACGCGGAAGAACGGGCAGTTGGAGATGGGAACGAGCTTCCTCGACCCCAACGCCTATCTCCGCACGCATCTCGGCAGCACGCATCTCGATTCGGGGAATCCCGCGGACCAGTCCGGTACACCGGGCCGGGTGGGGCACGTGCACCTGCAGGTGGGCGACATCGCGACCGCCGAGCGGTTCTACGTCGACGCGCTCGGGTTCGAGCCGACCGTCACCGGGTACCCCGGAGCGCTGTTCGCGTCGGCCGGCGGGTACCACCACCACGTCGCGATGAACACCTGGAACAGCAACGGCGCGGGTCCGCGCGCCGCACGGCTCGGTCTGGGTGACGTCGCGATTACCCTCCCCGGGCGGCAGGATCTCGACGCGCTGGTCGCACGGCTCGCCTCCCGCGGGATCGCGTTCGCCGACGACGGCCGCGCCGTGGTGGTGCACGACCCGTGGGGCACGCAGGTGACGCTCGCGCTCCCCGGCGGCGGAGTCGACGAGCTGCTGGGGCGCTAG
- a CDS encoding MarR family winged helix-turn-helix transcriptional regulator has translation MSASPDTPLDTPLDHRERAAIARLHALLELLPSALDRKLAPLGVTSFEYTLLDALDTAPELRLRLTALAGRTNATLPRLSRVVSALERRGLVERAACPEDGRATNAILTARGTEVVTECRGHYAEAARELILSGLRELPGDGVAQLTDVSTAILGALDPDRRLAARCGTGEPACPADPPTAAHPTAAHPTAAHPTA, from the coding sequence GTGAGCGCCTCCCCCGACACCCCGCTCGATACCCCGCTCGACCACCGCGAGCGGGCCGCGATCGCGCGACTGCACGCCCTGCTCGAGCTGCTGCCGTCAGCCCTGGACCGCAAGCTGGCACCCCTCGGTGTCACCTCGTTCGAATACACCCTGCTCGACGCACTCGACACGGCACCCGAGCTCCGCCTCCGCCTGACCGCGCTGGCCGGCCGCACGAACGCCACGCTCCCCCGCCTGTCGCGGGTGGTGTCGGCGCTCGAGCGCCGCGGGCTGGTGGAGCGCGCCGCGTGTCCCGAGGACGGCCGGGCGACGAACGCGATCCTGACCGCGCGCGGGACCGAGGTGGTCACGGAGTGCCGCGGGCACTACGCCGAGGCGGCGCGGGAACTGATCCTGAGCGGCCTCCGCGAGCTCCCGGGCGACGGGGTCGCCCAGCTGACCGACGTGAGCACGGCGATCCTCGGTGCTCTGGATCCGGATCGCCGCCTCGCCGCGCGGTGCGGCACGGGCGAGCCGGCCTGCCCCGCGGACCCGCCGACGGCAGCGCACCCGACAGCAGCGCACCCGACGGCAGCGCACCCGACGGCGTAG
- a CDS encoding glutaredoxin domain-containing protein: MTEQHSDPATEQQSDPAVAAETTETPEHSTTAETLIFGADWCGDCRRAKLIFDRSGAPYRYVDLVQDPEAAEVARDISGRTNIPVILYPDRSHQVEPSNADMLRKIEELGLA, translated from the coding sequence ATGACCGAGCAGCACAGCGATCCCGCGACCGAGCAGCAAAGCGACCCCGCGGTCGCGGCGGAGACGACGGAGACCCCGGAGCACTCGACGACCGCCGAGACCCTCATCTTCGGCGCCGACTGGTGCGGCGACTGCCGGCGCGCGAAGCTCATCTTCGACCGCAGCGGCGCCCCGTACCGCTACGTCGACCTCGTGCAGGATCCCGAGGCCGCCGAGGTCGCTCGAGACATCAGCGGGCGCACGAACATCCCCGTGATCCTCTACCCCGATCGCAGCCACCAGGTGGAACCCTCGAACGCCGACATGCTGCGGAAGATCGAGGAGCTGGGCCTCGCGTGA
- a CDS encoding spermidine synthase — MKLPEPIILSSGLTAEVEEDRWVPGSIQLLVDGTPQSHVNLADPGELFFEYIRRIGHVIDLFRPDGAPISALHLGGGAFTLPRYVEATRPGSRQQIVEIEGALVDLVREAAPLPKRASIRVRRGDAREVLQRLPSGMQGAMDLVVVDIFAGDRTPAHVSSVEFYELIRPLLAPDGMVVVNAADGPGLPFVRGQAATLSSLFGSVAAIAEPQVLKGRRFGNVVLLATGAGAADSERDAERDAERDASLDWLPRLLASGPHPARLLTGREFTDFVRGAAVVTDATAVASPAPARELFERG; from the coding sequence GTGAAGCTGCCCGAACCGATCATCCTGAGCTCCGGCCTCACCGCCGAGGTCGAGGAGGACCGCTGGGTTCCGGGATCCATCCAACTGCTCGTCGACGGCACGCCGCAGTCCCACGTCAATCTCGCGGACCCGGGTGAGCTGTTCTTCGAGTACATCCGGCGCATCGGGCACGTCATCGATCTGTTCCGCCCGGACGGCGCGCCGATCTCCGCGCTGCATCTGGGCGGCGGCGCCTTCACGCTGCCGCGCTACGTGGAGGCCACCCGGCCCGGGAGCCGCCAGCAGATCGTGGAGATCGAGGGCGCCCTGGTCGATCTGGTGCGCGAGGCCGCTCCGCTCCCGAAGCGGGCGAGCATCCGCGTGCGGAGAGGGGACGCTCGGGAGGTGCTGCAGCGGCTGCCGAGCGGCATGCAGGGCGCGATGGACCTGGTCGTCGTCGACATCTTCGCCGGCGACCGCACACCCGCGCACGTGTCGAGCGTCGAGTTCTACGAGCTGATCCGTCCGCTGCTCGCCCCCGACGGCATGGTCGTGGTGAACGCGGCCGACGGGCCGGGGCTGCCGTTCGTGCGCGGGCAGGCCGCCACGCTGTCGAGTCTCTTCGGCTCCGTCGCGGCGATCGCCGAGCCGCAGGTGCTGAAGGGTCGACGGTTCGGCAATGTTGTGCTGCTCGCGACCGGCGCCGGAGCCGCGGACTCAGAGCGCGACGCGGAGCGCGACGCGGAGCGCGACGCAAGCCTCGACTGGCTGCCGCGCCTGCTCGCGAGTGGACCCCACCCCGCTCGTCTTCTCACGGGCCGGGAGTTCACCGACTTCGTGCGCGGGGCCGCGGTGGTCACGGACGCGACGGCCGTGGCGTCCCCGGCGCCGGCGCGCGAGCTGTTCGAGCGTGGCTGA